The following DNA comes from Peribacillus sp. FSL E2-0218.
AGTTCTATATCCTCTTTATTATCATTACAAGGATAAAATGGCAATGTACCGAAGAGCATCCAGACATTTTCATCACGGATATCAAGCAAATGATGAATCGCTTCCCGCATTTTGTCCAAGGATAAAGTCTCAAGAGCCGATGCGAAATCACTCGGATACATCGGGTGTATTTCATGCCTTTGACAGCCCATTTCATCAACGATCTGTCTATGGATATGCTCAAGATGCGGCAAAGTCCGTTTATTGAGCATCGTTTCTGCCGACACCAGTACACCAGCTTTTGTGAGGGCACGGGAATTTTCAATCATTTTATCAAATAATTTCTTACGCTGTTCCCGTGATGGTTTACGATCCATCATGGCGAAGCCGATATCAATGAATTCATCAATCGTTCCCCAGTTATGGGAAATGTGCAGCACATCCAAATATGGAATGATTTCCTCGTACCGTTCCAAATCAAGGGTAAGGTTGGAATTGATTTGTGTCCGCACTCCCCTGCTTCGGGCATATTTCAATAGAGGCAATACATAATTCCTGACTTGTTTCCTTGATAGCATCGGTTCCCCGCCTGTTATGCTGAGTGAGCGAAGCAAAGGGATTTCATCAAGCCGTTGAATCAGCAATTCCAAAGGAAGGGCATCCGGGTCTTTTGGCTGCAGGGTGTAGCCGACAGCGCAATGCTCGCAACGCATATTGCAAAGGGTTGTGGTGGTGAACTCCACATTGGTCAAATTGATCTTCCCATATTGTTCAACGTCCATATATGCTTCCCAAGGATCATACTTGGGTGTAATTGGTGTTAAAAGATCTTGCTTGATTATTGACATGTATTAAAACTCCTTACGTAATAGTGCACTAACTCATTATGAACAATGCGGACAAAAATTGTCAAATGGCGAAGAGCTGCATTTTAGCTTGCCATTGCACTTTCATGCAGATTTCGTTACGATGATATGGAGAATGGAAGGAGAGTGCCTCATGGGAAAATCCATTACAGGTAAAAACGAACAATTAACTTATTTAAAAGAACGCCTCACGATGTTTATGGAGGTTTTGGACCATATCGAACCGGAAAATACGGAATTGGAAGATATAGACCGCTTGATCGGCATGTTAGATGATTTGGAAGGGAAAGTCGAACAATTCAAAACCCGCGAGGAAGAATGATATCTGTTTCGATAATATGATGTTTTCGATATTTTTATTCATGAAGGGATGGCAAGCAACATATGCCATCCCTTTTTTCCTTGATATAAACACTGATTCATCCTCCATTTTTGCATTCTGTTATTTCGTTCCATGATTCATTTACCGCCAAAATGGCTTTTCATTAAGAAAAACAATTACTTGTTTTCGAAAGAATATGTTAGATGTATAATAAAACGGGTGTTGTAACATTCGTTTTTAACAGAGAAGCAGGGAAAAGGTTTAAATATAGGGGAAATAAGAGGGGGAAGAGAAATTTGGATATTCAAAAATTCCAAGAAAGTATGTACAGCCTTATCGTTGAAACTTCAACGAATCTTCCAAAGGATGTTCGTCGGGCGGTCAAAAACGCTAAGCAGCGTGAAAATGCTGGTACTCGTTCAGCCTTGAGCTTGGATACCATCACCAATAATATTACGATGGCTGACGACAATGTATCTCCGATTTGCCAAGATACAGGTCTGCCGACTTTCAAAATTAAAACTCCAGTTGGCGTGAACCAACTTGAAATAAAAAAAGCGATTCGAAATGCCATCATTTTAGCGACGAAAGGCGGAAAGCTTCGTCCTAACGCCGTTGACTCCCTATCGGGTGAAAATAGCGGGGATAACCTTGGGGAAGGTCTTCCTGTCATGAAATTCGATCAGTGGGAAAAAGACTACATCGATGTCCGCCTGATTTTAAAAGGTGGCGGATGTGAAAATAAAAATATCCAGTACAGTCTTCCTATGGAGCTTGAAGGATTGGGAAAGGCAGGCCGTGACTTGGACGGAATCCGCAAATGTGTCCTGCACTCCGTCTACCAAGCACAAGGACAAGGCTGCAGTGCCGGCTTCATCGGGGTAGGTATCGGGGGGGACCGTTCATCCGGATATGACTTGGCTAAAGCCCAACTTTTCCGCAGTAATGAAGATGTGAATCCGAATGAAGATCTTCGCAAGCTTGAAGAGTACATCATGGAGACAGCCAATGAGTTGGGAATCGGAACGATGGGCTTTGGCGGCGAAACCACGCTGCTAGGCTGTAAAATCGGTGTCATGCACCGTATTCCGGCAAGCTTTTTTGTTTCCGTTGCCTACAATTGCTGGGCATTCCGCCGTTTAGGAGTGAAAGTGAACCCTAAAACAGGTGAAATCAATGAATGGTTATATCAAGAAGGCGAAAAAATCGACTTTGCTCTAGAAGCTGAAAAAGCGGCTAAGGAAGAAGTGGCGGCAGCTGTAGAATCAGACGTTGAAGCTCCACGCGAAATTACCTTACAAGCACCCATAACGGAGGAACAAATTCGTGAATTGAAAGTGGGGGATGTAGTTCATATTACCGGCAGGATGTATACCGGCCGGGATGCCATCCACAAGCACTTATCTGAAAACCCTGCCCCAATTGATCTTGATGGTCAAATCATCTATCATTGTGGACCGGTCATGCTGAAGGATGAGGAAGGTAAATGGCATGTGAAGGCTGCAGGACCGACAACAAGTATTCGCGAAGAACCTTACCAAGGCGATATCATGAAACGATTCGGCATACGTGCCGTTATCGGCAAAGGTGGAATGGGACCAAAAACCCTAGAGGCACTAAGTGAACACGGAGGTGTTTATCTCAACGCAATCGGCGGCGCTGCCCAATATTATGCAGATTGCATCAAATCCGTCGAAGGTGTGAACTTCACCGAATTTGGCATTCCAGAAGCGATGTGGCATCTGAATGTCGAAGGATTCACAGCCGTTGTTACCATGGATTCACATGGAAATAGCCTGCACAAAGATGTTCAGCAATCTTCATTGGAGAAGCTGGCACAATTTAAAGAAGCAGTATTTAAATAAATATATGGAAAAGACGCTCACCAAATCGGCTGAGCGTCTTTTTAGACTTTATTCCTCTATATCAGGCAATGGATCGACCTTTGTTGAATCCTCTAAATTCAAACCACTATTCACAAAATGAACAAACAACCCTGCACCTAAGCCTAGACCACCAACGAAACCCAACGTAATTACCCATTCAAGCATGTCATCCGCCCCCTCCGTACATGTATATGAAAAAAAAGGCGATAATTGCCTCTGAAAGGTACAATCTTTTGGAACGGACGCACATACATTAATAGAGAAAGGGGGGATTTTCATGCAGAATAATTACTTCTTATTCTTTATTGCCATGCTAACCGGTTTTGCTTTCATCCAACTTCCTGTAGCTGGTACCATTTTCTCCGGTCTTGAAACATTCCTAGATGTAGTCGGAATTGTAATCGTTATCATTTTCGCAATTGCCATCGTCTGGAAGGCGGCACAGGCGTTATTTAAAGGATAAAAAACAGGGGGGCCAATCCTTTTTGGAGGAATGGCCCTTTTTTTGTTCAATCAGATTTGTATGTTGGATTCGCACCCGGAAAAATGTATCCTTGAAGGCAATAATCCGGTTGAGCCCGAAAAGAATTTGTCCCAACTTGGAAAGAATCCGTCCGTCCCGCCAATAATCCGTCCAAACGCGAGGGAAAATCGACCAACGATAGCATGCATATAAATCTTCATGTTCCAAACACTAAGAAAAAGGACATGGGGGATATTCCAATGAAAAAAAAGGCGATGTTAACTGTTCTCGTTTGCTTGATCTGCTCTTTGGGGAGCCCGGCTTTTGCGGAATCCTATAATTGGGGTTTCAATAAAGGGAAAAATGAGCTACCTGCCGATGCAGGAAAAAACTTCAATGAAATGCTGCCTAAATATGAAGCGATTTATAAAGGGGATACAACGAAGAAGGATATATATTTGACGTTCGATAACGGGTATGAAAATGGTTATACGGCACAGATTCTGGATGTTCTGAAGAAACATAAGGCGCCTGGGGCTTTTTTCGTTACGGGACATTATTTGAAAACGGCGCCTGAGCTAGTTGTAAGGATGGCAAATGAAGGTCATATCGTCGGGAACCATTCCTGGAACCACCCTGATATGACGAGCGTCACGGACGATGTGATCCGCACCGAGCTGGAGCGGGTTAAAAAAGCGACGGAGAAGTTAACGGGGCAAAAGGAAATGAATTATTTGCGTCCTCCTCGAGGGGTGTTCAATGAAAGAACGATGGAGGTCGCCAAGAAGGAAGGGTATTACCACATTTTTTGGTCGCTTGCCTATAAAGACTGGATCGTAGACCAGCAGAAGGGAGCGGCTTTCGCTCATGATGAAGTGCTGAAGCAGATTCATCCAGGTGCCATTTTATTGCTCCATACAGTTTCCAAAGATAATGCGGACGCACTGGACTCAATTTTGACGGATCTTGAAAAGCGAGGGTATACTTTCAGCAGTCTGGATAATTTGATGATTGAAAAACAATTGCCAAGCAGAATGCTGTATTAATAATGGAAAAAAGCGGGTACCTGTAGCGACATTTCAGGTCCCGCTTTTTTCCATTATCCTCAATTCCAAGTATTATTTCAGGAAACGTGCTATAATACGTGGAAAACTGCTAAAGGATGGATCAGTTGTGTGGACTGAAAAATTACAGGTTCAAGGGCCTTATAATTTCGATCTAGTTCTCGAACGGTTATCGTTAGACCCACTTCAAGTAGTTGATTTTACGAACAGGACGGTAAAAGTTCCGCTTTATATAGAAAAAGAACCTATCGTTTTACAGGTTCAGGCAATCGGAAGCATCGATGAGCCTTTCTTTATCATTAAAGGTCATTCAGAGGCGTACAAGTCTAAAGCAATTGAACGGTTAAAAAAGGTCTTTCATTGGCATCAGCCATTGGAAGGCGTATCCCGGCATTTCCGGGAATCCGATTTGAGTGATATCTTCGAAGAACATCGGGGAACGGCGATTGTTCTGGATTTCGATTACTACAGCTGCCTCGTCAAATGCATCATACATCAGCAATTAAATTTATCCTTTGCCCATACGCTCACGGAACGATTCGTAAAAACCTTTGGTTACCAAATGGATGGTGCCTGGTTCTATCCCACACCGGCGACGACCGCCCAACTTAGGATCGAGCAATTGAGAGCGATTCAGTTCAGCGGGCGAAAAGCGGAATACGTCATCGGCCTTTCCGAGCAAATCACCCAAGGTCATCTCCAACTTGATGTATTGGAAAAGCTATCCGATCAAGAAGTTCTGGATACACTAATAAAAATACGCGGTATCGGCAGATGGACGGCTGAAAACTTTCTGCTTTTCGGACTCGGAAGGCCGAATCTATTTCCTAAAGCTGATATAGGCATTCAAAATGCACTGAAAATTTTATATGGCTTACCGCAAAAGCCGACCCAAGAAGAAATGGAGACCTATAGTGTCAACTGGGCTCCATATCTAAGCTACGCTTCCCTCTATTTATGGAGAAGCATTGAAAAACGGAGTGAAAAGAAATGACAAATATTCAAGATACCCAACTGGAAGTGAACCAAACCCTTCCATTGACCATTAAAAGACTTGGCATTAACGGAGAGGGAGTCGGTTATTTTAAAAAGAAGGTCGTCTTCGTCCCAGGAGCCTTGCCAGGTGAGGAAATTGTAGCCTCGGTCACAAAGGTACAGCCAAACTTCACCGAGGCGAAAATTAAAACCATCCGGAAAGAATCACCGCACCGAATCACCGCGCCCTGCCCGGTTTACGCAGAATGCGGCGGCTGTCAATTACAGCATTTAAGCTATGACCAGCAGCTTGTTGAAAAACGCGATATCGTCATTCAAGCGATGGAGCGTCATACGAAACTTCCGGTTTCTTCATTAAATATAAAAGAAACGATCGGCATGGAAAACCCTTGGAATTACCGGAATAAAAGTCAGTACCAGGTCGGTCAAAAAGATGGAAAATTGATTGCGGGCCTATACGGTTTGAATTCCCATACATTGATCGACATCCCGAACTGCCTTGTACAGCATAAGGCAACCAATAAAGTGACACGTACAGTGAAAAAGATCCTGAAAAACCTGAACATCTCGATTTATAACGAAAGAAAAAGAAAGGGCGTAATCCGTACGGTCATCACACGGGTAGGCTTTGAAACTGGCGAGGTGCAGGTCGTCCTTGTGACGGGAGCGGAAGAAATTCCCCAAAAGGATCAGCTGCTTAAACAAATTCGCGATCAGCTTCCTGAAGTGAAATCAGTCGTACAAAACATCAACAACCGAAATACCTCGCTTATATTTGGTGAGAAAACGATTCATCTTGCTGGCGGAAAAGTCATCAACGAAACATTGGGTGACTTATCATACGAACTATCAGCCCGTACCTTCTTCCAGCTTAATCCTGTCCAAACGGTCCGCATGTATGATGAAGTGAAAAAGGCAGCAGCACTGACCGGTACGGAAAAAGTTGTCGATGCCTATTGCGGAGTCGGAACGATCGGACTATGGCTTTCTGAAGAGGCTAAAGAGGTTCGTGGAATGGATGTCATCAAAGAATCGATTGAAGACGCCAAGAAAAATGCAAAAAAACATAAGCGAAGCAACATGCACTACGAAACAGGAAAAGCTGAAAACATCCTGCCTCGCTGGATCAAAGAGGGCTGGAAGCCGGACATACTCGTCGTCGATCCGCCAAGAACAGGCTGCGATCAAGCGCTGCTTCAAACAATTTTGAAGGCAAAACCGAAAAAGATTGTGTACGTTTCCTGCAACCCGTCCACACTGGCAAAGGACCTGCAGGAATTGAGCACCATTTATGAGGTGCAATCCATACAGCCTGTGGACATGTTCCCGCAAACGAGCCATGTGGAGTGTGTCTCGCAACTCATCTTAAAAGAAGGCAACTAACCCGATACGGGAGTTGCCTTTTCCTTATTGTATTTGTCTGAATAGGAAGGCTACCATTCATGACCGATTTTCGTTAAAATAAACATTGCCGATTTTCACGAATTGTAAATGTTCTTGTGTTTGATAATGAATTATTAAGCATGATATACGTGTAAAAGAAGTGTAGCATTTGACTGCTTATTTTCTAAATGAGAGTTTGAAATTTTATCCATAGTGAGAGGATTTGAGTTTGTAATGATAGATAATTTTTGGCGTGATTTACCACGGCCATTTTTTGTACTGGCACCAATGGAAGATGTGACTGATGTTGTTTTTCGTCACGTAGTAAGTGAAGCCGGTCGACCGGATGTATTTTTCACGGAGTTTACAAACTCGGATAGCTATTGTCATCCAGAGGGGATGAAAAGTGTGCGTGGCCGCTTGATGTTTACAGAAGATGAACAGCCAATGGTGGCACATATTTGGGGGGATAATCCCGATTATTTCCGTCAAATGAGTATTGGCATGGCGGAGCTTGGGTTTAAAGGAATCGATATCAATATGGGTTGTCCTGTACCGAATGTGGCTTCGAGAGGGAAAGGCAGCGGCCTTATTCTGCGTCCAGATACTGCGGCAGATCTTATCCAAGCGGCAAAAGCGGGCGGACTTCCTGT
Coding sequences within:
- the yfkAB gene encoding radical SAM/CxCxxxxC motif protein YfkAB; the protein is MSIIKQDLLTPITPKYDPWEAYMDVEQYGKINLTNVEFTTTTLCNMRCEHCAVGYTLQPKDPDALPLELLIQRLDEIPLLRSLSITGGEPMLSRKQVRNYVLPLLKYARSRGVRTQINSNLTLDLERYEEIIPYLDVLHISHNWGTIDEFIDIGFAMMDRKPSREQRKKLFDKMIENSRALTKAGVLVSAETMLNKRTLPHLEHIHRQIVDEMGCQRHEIHPMYPSDFASALETLSLDKMREAIHHLLDIRDENVWMLFGTLPFYPCNDNKEDIELLQRLYETHKVTVRNDPDGRSRLNINIFTGEVIVTDFGDAPTLGNIKDQPLTESYDTWMNSRLANELNCHCPAVKCLGPNVLVKNAYYPKEDFRTRSSNI
- a CDS encoding SE1561 family protein encodes the protein MGKSITGKNEQLTYLKERLTMFMEVLDHIEPENTELEDIDRLIGMLDDLEGKVEQFKTREEE
- a CDS encoding fumarate hydratase; protein product: MDIQKFQESMYSLIVETSTNLPKDVRRAVKNAKQRENAGTRSALSLDTITNNITMADDNVSPICQDTGLPTFKIKTPVGVNQLEIKKAIRNAIILATKGGKLRPNAVDSLSGENSGDNLGEGLPVMKFDQWEKDYIDVRLILKGGGCENKNIQYSLPMELEGLGKAGRDLDGIRKCVLHSVYQAQGQGCSAGFIGVGIGGDRSSGYDLAKAQLFRSNEDVNPNEDLRKLEEYIMETANELGIGTMGFGGETTLLGCKIGVMHRIPASFFVSVAYNCWAFRRLGVKVNPKTGEINEWLYQEGEKIDFALEAEKAAKEEVAAAVESDVEAPREITLQAPITEEQIRELKVGDVVHITGRMYTGRDAIHKHLSENPAPIDLDGQIIYHCGPVMLKDEEGKWHVKAAGPTTSIREEPYQGDIMKRFGIRAVIGKGGMGPKTLEALSEHGGVYLNAIGGAAQYYADCIKSVEGVNFTEFGIPEAMWHLNVEGFTAVVTMDSHGNSLHKDVQQSSLEKLAQFKEAVFK
- the pdaA gene encoding delta-lactam-biosynthetic de-N-acetylase, whose translation is MKKKAMLTVLVCLICSLGSPAFAESYNWGFNKGKNELPADAGKNFNEMLPKYEAIYKGDTTKKDIYLTFDNGYENGYTAQILDVLKKHKAPGAFFVTGHYLKTAPELVVRMANEGHIVGNHSWNHPDMTSVTDDVIRTELERVKKATEKLTGQKEMNYLRPPRGVFNERTMEVAKKEGYYHIFWSLAYKDWIVDQQKGAAFAHDEVLKQIHPGAILLLHTVSKDNADALDSILTDLEKRGYTFSSLDNLMIEKQLPSRMLY
- a CDS encoding DNA-3-methyladenine glycosylase, which translates into the protein MWTEKLQVQGPYNFDLVLERLSLDPLQVVDFTNRTVKVPLYIEKEPIVLQVQAIGSIDEPFFIIKGHSEAYKSKAIERLKKVFHWHQPLEGVSRHFRESDLSDIFEEHRGTAIVLDFDYYSCLVKCIIHQQLNLSFAHTLTERFVKTFGYQMDGAWFYPTPATTAQLRIEQLRAIQFSGRKAEYVIGLSEQITQGHLQLDVLEKLSDQEVLDTLIKIRGIGRWTAENFLLFGLGRPNLFPKADIGIQNALKILYGLPQKPTQEEMETYSVNWAPYLSYASLYLWRSIEKRSEKK
- the rlmD gene encoding 23S rRNA (uracil(1939)-C(5))-methyltransferase RlmD; the encoded protein is MTNIQDTQLEVNQTLPLTIKRLGINGEGVGYFKKKVVFVPGALPGEEIVASVTKVQPNFTEAKIKTIRKESPHRITAPCPVYAECGGCQLQHLSYDQQLVEKRDIVIQAMERHTKLPVSSLNIKETIGMENPWNYRNKSQYQVGQKDGKLIAGLYGLNSHTLIDIPNCLVQHKATNKVTRTVKKILKNLNISIYNERKRKGVIRTVITRVGFETGEVQVVLVTGAEEIPQKDQLLKQIRDQLPEVKSVVQNINNRNTSLIFGEKTIHLAGGKVINETLGDLSYELSARTFFQLNPVQTVRMYDEVKKAAALTGTEKVVDAYCGVGTIGLWLSEEAKEVRGMDVIKESIEDAKKNAKKHKRSNMHYETGKAENILPRWIKEGWKPDILVVDPPRTGCDQALLQTILKAKPKKIVYVSCNPSTLAKDLQELSTIYEVQSIQPVDMFPQTSHVECVSQLILKEGN